One window from the genome of Clupea harengus chromosome 19, Ch_v2.0.2, whole genome shotgun sequence encodes:
- the cited4a gene encoding cbp/p300-interacting transactivator 4a yields MADHMMMPMTHGSAGGLHGYRMGMNGAPQHGPPSGLRSLPNGQVMHYGRPPQGSMDVGMRPQPGMVGGQMNGQMNGGPMGGGHHHPMQNPGMMYAGQSQHPQMQQQQQHQQQQQQHQQHHHVHPQSQHPQQYMTPSQQLMASMHLQKLNNQYHGHPLGPMNGNHMSVNGAQYRMGPAQLASMQHMAGPALGLNVMDTDLIDEEVLTSLVMELGLDRVQELPELYLGQNEFDFFSDFVCKQQPSTVSC; encoded by the coding sequence ATGGCTGACCACATGATGATGCCCATGACCCACGGATCGGCAGGTGGCCTTCATGGCTACCGGATGGGCATGAACGGCGCCCCCCAGCACGGACCCCCCTCCGGCCTACGGAGCCTCCCTAACGGCCAGGTGATGCACTACGGCCGCCCCCCACAGGGCTCCATGGACGTGGGCATGCGTCCCCAGCCTGGCATGGTCGGCGGACAGATGAACGGACAGATGAACGGCGGACCCATGGGAGGTGGGCACCACCACCCGATGCAGAACCCTGGCATGATGTATGCCGGGCAGAGTCAGCACCCtcagatgcagcagcagcaacagcatcagcagcagcagcagcagcaccagcaacaCCATCACGTGCACCCACAGAGCCAGCATCCCCAGCAGTACATGACTCCTTCCCAGCAGCTGATGGCCAGCATGCACCTCCAAAAGCTCAACAACCAGTACCACGGGCACCCGCTGGGTCCCATGAATGGGAACCACATGAGCGTCAATGGGGCCCAGTACCGCATGGGCCCGGCCCAGCTGGCCAGCATGCAGCACATGGCGGGTCCGGCGCTAGGCCTGAACGTCATGGACACGGACCTGATCGACGAGGAGGTTCTGACGTCGCTGGTCATGGAGCTGGGACTGGACCGCGTGCAGGAGCTGCCCGAGCTCTATCTGGGACAGAATGAGTTTGACTTCTTCTCGGACTTTGTGTGCAAGCAACAGCCCAGCACTGTCAGCTGTTGA